From the genome of Eucalyptus grandis isolate ANBG69807.140 chromosome 2, ASM1654582v1, whole genome shotgun sequence, one region includes:
- the LOC104430738 gene encoding aldehyde oxidase GLOX → MSNLFLLISLLSLLIFHSFITASEILPFHNGREGEWRLLQPSIGISAMHMQLLRNNKVIVFDRTDFGPSNISLPGGRCRYDSNDTALKVDCTAHSVLYDVETNSFRPLMVQTDTWCSSGAVSPGGSLVQTGGFNDGDHAVRIFTPCNADSCDWVEYPGYLSRRRWYATNQILPDGRIIIIGGRREFNYEFYPKNEDPYSASSGSFWLQFLLETRDESENNLYPFVHLLPDGNLFIFANTRSISLDYNRNRVVKEFPPIPISDPRNYPSSGSSVLLPIDENKAIEAEIMICGGAPRGAFAEAGRGNFVRASSSCGRLRVSDEDPRWVMENMPIARVMGDMLLLATGDVIIINGVERGTAGWELGQSPVTRPVVYRPNGNPDWRFSVMSASPIPRLYHSSAILLADGRVLVGGSNPHRYYNFTNVEYPTDLSLEAFSPPYLSIEHKPFRPQISSVNEILMLGQPFSLTFFVPLYLSENLLSVRIVAPSFTTHSLAMNQRMVVLKLVGVSRLTPDSYQLTAVGPSTTEIGPPGYYMLFVVHAGIPSWGSWVKIQ, encoded by the coding sequence ATGTCAAACCTGTTCCTACTTATTTCACTACTCTCTCTTCTcatctttcattctttcatcACCGCATCTGAAATTTTGCCGTTCCACAATGGCCGAGAAGGCGAGTGGCGCCTCCTCCAGCCGAGCATCGGCATCTCGGCCATGCACATGCAGCTCCTCCGCAACAACAAGGTCATCGTGTTCGACAGGACGGACTTCGGCCCATCCAACATCTCTCTCCCAGGTGGCCGCTGCCGGTACGACTCCAACGACACGGCCTTGAAAGTCGACTGCACCGCGCACTCGGTTTTGTACGACGTGGAGACGAACAGCTTCCGTCCTCTTATGGTGCAAACCGATACATGGTGCTCATCGGGTGCCGTGAGTCCGGGTGGCTCTCTCGTTCAGACAGGAGGATTCAACGACGGCGATCATGCCGTACGCATATTTACCCCGTGCAATGCCGATTCATGTGATTGGGTCGAGTATCCTGGTTACTTATCTCGACGTAGATGGTACGCGACTAATCAAATTCTCCCGGATGGTCGAATTATTATCATTGGCGGGAGGAGGGAATTTAACTATGAGTTCTACCCGAAGAATGAAGACCCTTATTCTGCTTCTTCGGGGtctttttggcttcaatttctaCTGGAAACTAGAGATGAGAGTGAGAACAATCTGTACccttttgttcatcttcttcctgaTGGAAATCTCTTCATCTTCGCCAATACAAGGTCGATATCTCTAGATTACAACCGCAACAGAGTGGTGAAAGAGTTTCCTCCGATCCCCATTAGCGATCCTCGAAACTATCCCAGCTCGGGCTCGTCGGTCTTGCTTCCTATCGACGAGAACAAGGCCATTGAAGCGGAAATCATGATTTGCGGCGGTGCACCGAGAGGTGCGTTCGCAGAAGCGGGCCGAGGCAATTTCgtgagagcaagttcttcatgcGGGAGGCTTAGGGTTTCGGATGAAGACCCTAGATGGGTAATGGAAAACATGCCGATTGCTAGGGTCATGGGCGATATGCTTCTTCTAGCCACTGGAgacgtcatcatcatcaacggCGTGGAACGCGGCACTGCCGGCTGGGAGCTCGGCCAATCGCCGGTGACTAGACCAGTCGTTTACCGGCCGAATGGGAACCCGGATTGGAGATTTTCGGTCATGTCAGCTTCTCCGATACCGAGACTCTACCACTCGTCAGCGATTTTGCTAGCGGATGGGAGAGTGTTAGTCGGAGGAAGCAACCCGCATAGATACTACAACTTCACCAATGTGGAATATCCCACTGACTTAAGCTTAGAGGCCTTCTCGCCGCCTTATCTATCGATCGAGCACAAACCATTTCGGCCTCAAATTTCATCCGTGAACGAGATTCTGATGCTCGGGCAACCCTTTTCGCTCACCTTCTTCGTGCCCCTGTACTTGTCCGAGAACTTGCTATCCGTAAGGATTGTCGCTCCTTCGTTCACCACGCATTCACTGGCGATGAACCAGAGAATGGTGGTGCTCAAGCTGGTCGGGGTGTCGCGCTTGACGCCCGATTCGTATCAATTGACTGCGGTCGGGCCATCGACGACTGAAATCGGGCCGCCGGGCTATTATATGTTGTTTGTGGTGCATGCTGGTATACCAAGTTGGGGGAGTTGGGTGAAGATACAGTGA
- the LOC104430729 gene encoding late embryogenesis abundant protein D-34, whose product MSQEQPRRTPEDAIRYGDIFAVDGELAEKPVTPRDAAMMQTAENEMFGQTQRGHAAAAMQSAAARNERAGLVGHSDVTEVASKDGVTITETDLPGWRVITESVGGQVVSQFSRRSPIPTMTPSSIYQIDAGKDGIGSITIGEALEAAALTAGQKPVEWSDAAAIQAAEVRATGRTTIVPGGVAAAAQAAATLNARTPRAEDKTTLADILGDATSKLPSDKPASRRDAEGVAGAEMRNDPRLNTHPAGIAASVAAAARLNQNM is encoded by the exons ATGAGCCAAGAGCAGCCGAGGCGGACCCCAGAGGACGCCATCCGGTATGGCGACATCTTTGCCGTCGATGGCGAGCTTGCGGAGAAGCCGGTCACGCCCAGGGATGCGGCGATGATGCAAACAGCGGAGAACGAGATGTTCGGCCAGACCCAGAGGGGCCATGCGGCCGCTGCCATGCAGTCGGCGGCGGCGCGGAACGAGAGGGCCGGGCTCGTGGGCCACAGCGACGTGACGGAAGTCGCCAGCAAAGATGGAGTGACCATCACCGAGACGGATCTTCCCGGCTGGCGCGTAATAACGGAGTCCGTTGGGGGACAG GTCGTCAGTCAATTCAGCCGGCGTTCTCCGATCCCAACAATGACGCCATCCTCGATCTATCAGATTGACGCCGGCAAAGACGGCATTGGTTCTATCACCATCGGCGAGGCGCTAGAGGCCGCCGCTCTGACAGCTGGGCAGAAGCCCGTGGAATGGAGCGACGCCGCCGCAATCCAGGCGGCGGAAGTGAGAGCCACAGGCCGAACCACCATAGTTCCCGGCGGAGTCGCTGCTGCCGCTCAGGCGGCTGCAACTCTCAATGCTAGAACTCCGAGAGCTGAGGACAAGACCACATTGGCCGACATTCTGGGG GATGCAACTTCTAAGTTGCCATCTGATAAACCGGCGTCGCGTCGAGATGCGGAGGGTGTGGCCGGTGCCGAGATGAGGAACGACCCACGTTTGAATACTCATCCTGCAGGGATTGCGGCCTcggtggcggcagcggcgaGGCTCAATCAGAACATGTGA
- the LOC104434999 gene encoding glutathione S-transferase U19, whose translation MAEEVILLDVWASSFGMRARIALREMGVEFDLREEDLSNKSPLLLKMNPVHKKIPVLIHNGKPVCESLLIVQYIDETWGHESPLLPSNPYERARDRFWADYADKKIYPAVRAVFLSMGEDQEAAKKENIECWKVLEGELGDKAYFGGERFGYADVSLIPFYSWLYALETLADSNIVEEFPKMASWAKRCMQRESVAKSLPDQHKLYDYIMERRKKLQAQ comes from the exons ATGGCGGAGGAAGTGATTTTGTTGGACGTCTGGGCGAGCTCGTTCGGGATGAGGGCCAGGATTGCCCTGCGTGAGATGGGCGTGGAGTTCGACTTGAGGGAGGAGGACCTGAGCAACAAGAGCCCCCTGCTCTTGAAGATGAACCCAGTCCACAAGAAGATCCCCGTCCTCATCCACAATGGAAAGCCCGTTTGCGAGTCCCTCCTCATCGTCCAGTACATCGACGAGACCTGGGGTCACGAGTCTCCTCTCCTGCCTTCGAATCCTTACGAGCGTGCCCGGGACAGGTTCTGGGCCGACTATGCGGACAAGAAG ATTTATCCGGCGGTGCGAGCAGTGTTCCTGTCGATGGGGGAGGACCAGGAggcggcgaagaaggagaacatCGAGTGCTGGAAGGTGTTGGAGGGAGAGCTCGGGGACAAGGCTTACTTTGGCGGGGAGAGGTTCGGGTATGCGGATGTGTCGCTGATACCCTTCTATAGTTGGTTATATGCTTTGGAGACATTGGCCGACTCCAACATCGTGGAGGAGTTCCCCAAGATGGCGTCGTGGGCCAAGCGGTGCATGCAGAGGGAGAGCGTGGCCAAGTCGTTGCCCGACCAGCACAAGCTCTATGACTACATCATGGAGCGCAGGAAAAAGCTTCAGGCGCAATAG